The proteins below come from a single Planctomycetota bacterium genomic window:
- a CDS encoding deoxyguanosinetriphosphate triphosphohydrolase (dGTPase family type 2 subfamily; presumably hydrolyzes dGTP to deoxyguanosine and triphosphate), which yields AYQKRAKEEGLERAISDYIAGMTDRFAQAEFQRLYEPFERV from the coding sequence GCCTACCAGAAGCGCGCGAAGGAGGAAGGCCTCGAGCGGGCCATCTCGGACTACATCGCGGGCATGACCGACCGCTTCGCCCAGGCCGAGTTTCAGCGGCTCTACGAGCCGTTCGAGAGAGTCTGA